The Thalassophryne amazonica chromosome 6, fThaAma1.1, whole genome shotgun sequence genome includes a region encoding these proteins:
- the mmp9 gene encoding matrix metalloproteinase-9 → MRYCALAVCLFWGMIVQDAWSLPLTSTVVTFPGDIIKTMSDTELAESYLNKFGYTKTLHRSGFQSIVSMSKALKRMQRQMGLEETGLLDTPTLEAMKKPRCGVPDVANYKTFDGDLKWDHQNITYRVLNYSPDMEASLIDDAFARAFKVWNDVTPLTFTRLSDGTADIMISFGKRDHGDPYPFDGENGLLAHAYPPGEGLQGDAHFDDDEHWTLGKGQVVKTRYGNADGALCHFPFTFEGKLYRTCTTDGRSDNLPWCSTTADYARDKKYGFCPSELLYTFGGNANGAECVFPFVFLGKEYDSCTTEGRNDGYRWCATTGNFDEDKTYGFCPTRDTAVTGGNSEGESCHFPFVFLGKTYDSCTSEGREDGKLWCSTTDSYDEDKKWGFCPDQGYSLFLVAAHEFGHALGLDHSNIRDALMYPMYSYVENFSLHADDIEGIQYLYGSKTGPTPHLLNP, encoded by the exons ATGAGATACTGTGCTTTAGCTGTGTGTTTATTTTGGGGGATGATTGTGCAGGATGCATGGAGCCTTCCCTTGACGTCCACCGTTGTCACTTTCCCAGGAGACATCATCAAAACCATGAGTGATACAGAGCTGGCAGAA AGTTATCTGAACAAGTTTGGATACACAAAGACGCTACACCGCAGTGGTTTTCAGTCCATTGTGTCCATGTCCAAAGCTTTGAAAAGGATGCAGAGACAGATGGGGTTGGAAGAGACTGGACTACtggacacacccacacttgaggCCATGAAAAAGCCTCGCTGTGGAGTCCCTGATGTTGCCAACTACAAAACCTTTGATGGAGACCTTAAATGGGATCATCAGAACATCACTTACAG GGTCTTAAACTATTCTCCGGACATGGAAGCCTCTTTGATTGATGATGCCTTTGCCAGAGCTTTCAAAGTGTGGAACGATGTGACGCCTTTAACATTTACCCGCCTGTCAGACGGCACAGCTGATATCATGATTTCATTTGGAAAACGCG ACCATGGAGACCCGTACCCTTTTGATGGTGAAAATGGACTCCTGGCCCACGCCTATCCTCCTGGTGAGGGTCTGCAGGGTGATGCCCACTTTGATGATGATGAACACTGGACTCTGGGGAAGGGACAAG TTGTGAAGACTCGTTATGGAAATGCTGATGGCGCCTTGTGCCACTTCCCCTTCACTTTCGAGGGCAAACTGTACCGCACATGTACCACTGACGGCCGCTCGGACAACCTGCCCTGGTGCTCTACCACAGCCGACTATGCAAGGGACAAGAAATATGGCTTCTGCCCAAGTGAAC TTCTGTACACATTTGGAGGAAATGCAAACGGGGCCGAGTGTGTCTTCCCCTTTGTCTTTCTGGGGAAAGAATATGACAGCTGCACCACAGAGGGTCGTAATGATGGATACCGCTGGTGTGCCACCACAGGCAATTTTGACGAGGACAAAACATATGGCTTCTGTCCGACTCGAG ATACTGCTGTAACAGGGGGAAACTCTGAGGGGGAGTCCTGTCACTTCCCCTTTGTTTTCCTGGGTAAGACTTATGATTCCTGCACCAGCGAGGGGCGAGAAGATGGCAAGTTGTGGTGCAGCACCACTGACAGCTATGACGAGGACAAAAAGTGGGGCTTCTGTCCTGATCAGG GTTATAGTCTGTTCCTGGTGGCAGCCCATGAGTTTGGACACGCCCTCGGTCTGGATCACTCCAACATCAGAGATGCCCTCATGTATCCCATGTACAGCTACGTGGAAAATTTCTCCTTACATGCAGATGACATCGAAGGCATTCAATATCTCTATG GAAGTAAAACAGGCCCGACCCCACACCTCCTCAACCCCTGA